In Pseudomonadota bacterium, a single window of DNA contains:
- a CDS encoding efflux RND transporter periplasmic adaptor subunit, which produces MSGYLESVHFKEGQMVEAGELLFVIDQRPFKTEVARAKAGVDQAGTQLKVAQLEFERGQRLQSSRAMSTETAEERRAKRDAAQAEVDAAKAALRNAELNLDFTEVRAPMAGRLSDIRVDVGNLISGGSADSTLLTTIVSLDPIEFEIEASEAEFLRYTRLDSAGTRRSSRDVPNRIEAQLIDETEWVHKGNMTFVDNEIDPNSDSIRGHATFPNPDHVLLPGMFARARLYGAGEHEAVMVPDIAVVADQARKLVMVLGKDNVIEARVVKLGPLIDGLRVVREGLKSDETIVVNGIIRAHPGKPVTPTMATIAEDGTIKDAAAK; this is translated from the coding sequence GTGTCGGGCTATCTCGAATCGGTGCATTTCAAGGAAGGCCAGATGGTCGAGGCCGGCGAGCTGTTGTTCGTCATCGACCAGCGCCCGTTCAAGACCGAGGTGGCGCGCGCCAAGGCCGGTGTCGACCAGGCCGGCACGCAGCTCAAGGTCGCGCAGCTCGAGTTCGAACGAGGTCAGCGCCTGCAATCGTCGCGCGCCATGAGCACCGAGACTGCCGAGGAGCGACGCGCCAAGCGCGATGCCGCGCAGGCCGAAGTCGATGCCGCCAAGGCCGCCTTGCGCAATGCCGAACTGAATCTCGATTTCACCGAGGTGCGCGCGCCGATGGCAGGTCGCCTGTCGGATATCCGCGTCGACGTCGGCAACCTCATCTCGGGCGGCAGCGCCGATTCGACCCTGCTCACCACCATTGTCTCGCTCGATCCCATCGAATTCGAAATCGAGGCCTCGGAAGCCGAGTTCCTGCGCTACACGCGTCTCGACAGCGCCGGCACGCGCCGCTCCTCGCGTGACGTGCCGAATCGCATCGAAGCCCAGCTCATCGACGAAACGGAGTGGGTGCACAAGGGCAACATGACCTTCGTCGACAACGAAATCGATCCGAACTCCGACTCCATCCGTGGCCATGCCACGTTCCCCAACCCGGACCACGTGCTGCTGCCCGGCATGTTCGCGCGCGCGCGCCTGTACGGCGCCGGCGAGCATGAAGCGGTGATGGTGCCGGACATCGCGGTGGTGGCCGACCAGGCGCGCAAGCTGGTGATGGTGCTCGGCAAGGACAACGTCATCGAGGCGCGGGTGGTGAAGCTCGGGCCGCTGATCGACGGACTGCGCGTGGTGCGCGAGGGCCTGAAGAGCGACGAGACCATCGTCGTCAACGGCATCATCCGCGCGCATCCCGGCAAACCGGTGACGCCGACCATGGCCACCATCGCCGAGGACGGCACCATCAAAGACGCCGCCGCCAAGTAA